GACCACTGTGCTCGTGTTGTTTAATTTCCAATAGAAGCAGCCATACGTACATTGTTCTGAAATGAACTGCTCAATTTCATCCAAGCCTAGATCACCCCAACTGATAGACGTACTGACACTCCAGCAGCCACAGCCCGAAGAGAAGATAAAAACCGCCAACCTTGAGCTGGATTGCATCCAGCTGATCACTCTGAATGATGTATCCTCCTCTGTGCCTCCTGAACGGATGAAGGAGGCCCTCGAATGGAAAATGAGATCATTGTTTTGGATCCCGATGGAGGCGAGTAGGTCGTCGGTTATGGGAGGCAGCAGCAGGTATCGCCGGGACAGCGGGTCGCACACCAGGACGTCGCGAATGCGCTCGAGGAGGACGCGGCCGTCGCGGGCATCGCGCGGAATCCAGCGGTCCCATTTGGTGGTGCGAGGGAGATAGTCGAAGGAAAACGCGATAGCCCGGGCGACGGCAGCGGAGGGATGGGGCGCCTCGGCAGGAAGAAAACCATAGGATGTAACGAAGCCGAGGAGGAAGGGCGGGTGAATGGAGCGGTACCAGCGGAGGAAGGCGTGGTCAGCGATGAGGCGGCTGAAGGAGACGCAAGCGGTGGAGGCGCAGGCGAGGTCCGCAGGGGAGGCGACGCGGAGGAAGATCTCCTCGAGGAGGTCGCTGGTTAGGGCCGGCGGCGGCCGCTCTGGATCCGTGGCATCGGGGTTGGGGCGGCTGAGGCGAACTCTCGACGCCATATTGGGCACCTCTCCGCCGCCGGCAAATGGAGGAAGTGAACTGAGGATCGAGGGTCTCGGGCACATTTGTGTACGGGCAGAGCCGCAGAGGTGGGAGACGGCCAGACGGGGGAAAGGGATGGCGCCGACAAGTAGGCCCGGACAGTCCGCGCGGCCTGACGAGCAGGCCTAGGGCGCCAGCGACAGAGAGGAGGAGGGTGCGCGCGTCCACTCGGCCACGGCGTGGGCCTCGACCTGGGCCTGGCGTGCGCGCGAAGGAGATAGGGAACCGCTGGGCTTTCCAACtcggagagagggagggagccgAGCTGGGCTTTCGGTCTAGCAAGGGGGAGAGGGAGGCGGTGGGAGCTGTTGGGCTTGGCCGGGATTTCGGCCGGAGAAAAAGGGAAAAAGAGTAACGAAAACTCGAAAAGGGAGATTTCGCCCAAACTAAAAGTAAAGGCTTCATGATTTTTCCCAAGCTGTTTTTCAAACATTTTGACTCCATTTAAAGATtcatttttaaaatttctttgaaTCTAGTTTGAAACAATTTTTGAACTTATTTTCAAATCAGAAGCCTTTAGTCCAGTGGCAGGGCTATCCAGTTGGACCCTACCCACCCACCAACCAGGGTTCAAACCCTGGTGTCGTgccttttttctaaaaaattttcaaaaaaaaaagtagggTACACGCACACGTCCGCGTTCGGTGGTATTGTGCGTTTCCCGCACACTAGAGGCTAGAGAGCCTCCCAATCTTTATTTGCGTGTGTACGGACGCGCGCGCGTGATGTGAGTGTAGAGCGCCTGGGTGTCCTGGGCGACTCGAGTTTGTCTCATCATCGGTTGCGAGATAGAGATAGTTCTTTCCTCTTTCGATAGGAGAAGGCCGGGGAGACCCTTGCCCAGGCGGTGGGGA
This sequence is a window from Miscanthus floridulus cultivar M001 chromosome 10, ASM1932011v1, whole genome shotgun sequence. Protein-coding genes within it:
- the LOC136489783 gene encoding uncharacterized protein is translated as MCPRPSILSSLPPFAGGGEVPNMASRVRLSRPNPDATDPERPPPALTSDLLEEIFLRVASPADLACASTACVSFSRLIADHAFLRWYRSIHPPFLLGFVTSYGFLPAEAPHPSAAVARAIAFSFDYLPRTTKWDRWIPRDARDGRVLLERIRDVLVCDPLSRRYLLLPPITDDLLASIGIQNNDLIFHSRASFIRSGGTEEDTSFRVISWMQSSSRLAVFIFSSGCGCWSVSTSISWGDLGLDEIEQFISEQCTYGCFYWKLNNTSTVVKLDMNSMRFCTIGLPPGHDRRQIVIVESGESRVAMFSIIYGGTSVDYYTFSQNGSEKSHEWHLKSTISLPAHYTCEGNIGGPTEGYIFIECIPDEEVTTTY